Proteins co-encoded in one Apis mellifera strain DH4 linkage group LG15, Amel_HAv3.1, whole genome shotgun sequence genomic window:
- the LOC113218519 gene encoding uncharacterized protein LOC113218519 isoform X1 → MELARVRTSKRRQLFTISCCDHVESSSRGNEEMTSNLSKTEITNTTRNKVSVERKMSLKEILLPSGKENECPSAKNATIGGRKVIFTGDTTCRTQRVSSSSNRGTEQSKESRCLNVTQPLSSNNELRKEVSNERSRTNRSLWNVSGKKMPFHVHCDDANKISHVCDSQAETHRISNMTSVDSIESHSKRSENLKQTESSKTMLKRSSPECRHTIGFPRSKIPCRVRSSSVRPVQTNIRIIPRRSISIESATSSHAQRFNFDSTEKSLIAQRNVWKLFESGASQVENKIKDKSNEEKVEKDATKNFSRERSTLSERVATPIDGLPLPPPPSTPFRVINRQNNLKKLGFNEIIPPEKNSSFCDLMFYMEYLDDVPMVEREREERSPRLSANFLTKHINPEQRRLVVAFMIRIGNHCRFPSYIVYQSVKLFDAVMDKVSVKTMFLQLTALASLWIALKKQENYYKIPAANTIVSLAQDLYIGKENLLMVYERKILHVLDFNITFADVFSLFSHHLLSCIRYIDISNEMIVFLYHCGCYLIDITLIDEHFCRIPARLISLTIIELVLGLIDKTPRWLFWRGLLFAIIPRSPDDKFQDKEIDETRVLILRRVLHSGQKVHGFDMVYKKYNRSRYGRISQFFLELVTKLSSTEIYLDP, encoded by the exons aTGGAGCTGGCACGCGTCCGGACGAGTAAGAGACGACAGTTGTTCACGATTTCTTGTTGCGATCACGTAGAATCAAGCTCCCGTGGAAACGAAGAAATGACGAGTAATTTATCCAAAACCGAAATAACTAATACAACGCGGAACAAGGTTTCCGTTGAAAGGAAGATGtcgttgaaagaaattttattaccgAGTGGGAAAGAAAATGAGTGCCCTTCCGCGAAGAACGCGACGATCGGTGGCAGAAAGGTGATTTTCACGGGTGATACAACGTGTCGAACGCAACGTGTCTCTTCAAGTTCGAACCGAGGAACTGAACAGTCAAAGGAGag TAGGTGTTTGAACGTTACCCAGCCCCTCAGTTCGAACAACGAGCTAAGAAAGGAAGTCTCGAACGAACGCAGTCGAACGAATCGTTCTCTTTGGAATGTATCCGGTAAAAAGATGCCATTTCACGTTCATTGCGAcgatgcaaataaaatttcgcatGTATGTGATTCTCAAGCAGAAACGCATCGTATTTCTAACATGACATCGGTCGATTCAATAGAGTCGCATTCTAAAAGAAGCGAAAATCTGAAAcag acgGAATCGAGCAAAACAATGCTAAAACGATCCTCGCCCGAATGCCGGCACACGATCGGATTTCCTCGGTCTAAGATACCTTGCCGAGTAAGGTCGAGTTCTGTACGACCGGTACAAACAAATATACGAATCATTCCGAGACGctcgatatcgatcgagtcTGCGACTAGTTCGCATGCGCAACGTTTCAACTTCGACTCGACGGAGAAAAGCTTAATCGCACAGAGAAACGtatggaaattattcgaaagcgGAGCTTCACAAGTTGAAAACAAGATCAAGGATAAAAGTAACGA AGAAAAGGTTGAGAAAGATGCAACGAAGAATTTCTCTAGAGAAAGAAGCACATTGTCTGAAAGAGTGGCAACACCTATTGATGGGTTGCCCTTACCTCCACCACCATCGACACCTTTCAGG gtaatAAATCGacaaaacaatttgaaaaaacttGGGTTCAACGAGATCATTCCACCCGAAAAGAATTCCTCTTTCTGTGATTTGATGTTCTACATGGAATATCTCGATGATGTACCGATGGTCGAGCGTGAAAGGGAAGAGAGATCTCCACGATTGTCGgctaattttttaacgaaacatATTAATCCAGAACAGAGAAGATTAGTGGTCGCGTTTATGATACGCATTGGA AACCATTGTCGATTCCCGTCGTACATCGTGTATCAGTCGGTAAAGTTGTTCGACGCTGTTATGGACAAAGTTTCGGTGAAGACGATGTTTTTGCAATTAACAGCATTGGCTAGTCTGTGGATCGCGCtcaagaaacaagaaaattattacaaaattccaGCG gcTAACACAATAGTGAGTCTTGCCCAGGATCTATACATAGGAAAAGAGAATCTGCTGATGGTCTACGAGAGAAAGATCTTACATGTTCTCGATTTCAACATCACATTTGCCGATGTATTTTCTCTATTCTCTCATCATCTGTTGAGTTGCATACGTTACATCGACATATCCAATGAGATGATCGtgtttttatatcattgtGGTTGTTACCTG atCGACATCACGTTGATAGACGAACATTTTTGTCGAATACCGGCAAGATTGATCAGCCTAACAATAATAGAGCTGGTGCTTGGTCTCATAGATAAGACGCCTCGATGGTTATTCTGGAGAGGTTTGCTTTTTGCTATCATTCCACGTTCACCGGACGATAA GTTTCAAGATAAGGAGATCGATGAAACGCGTGTTTTGATATTGCGACGTG
- the LOC113218519 gene encoding uncharacterized protein LOC113218519 isoform X2 yields MELARVRTSKRRQLFTISCCDHVESSSRGNEEMTSNLSKTEITNTTRNKVSVERKMSLKEILLPSGKENECPSAKNATIGGRKVIFTGDTTCRTQRVSSSSNRGTEQSKERCLNVTQPLSSNNELRKEVSNERSRTNRSLWNVSGKKMPFHVHCDDANKISHVCDSQAETHRISNMTSVDSIESHSKRSENLKQTESSKTMLKRSSPECRHTIGFPRSKIPCRVRSSSVRPVQTNIRIIPRRSISIESATSSHAQRFNFDSTEKSLIAQRNVWKLFESGASQVENKIKDKSNEEKVEKDATKNFSRERSTLSERVATPIDGLPLPPPPSTPFRVINRQNNLKKLGFNEIIPPEKNSSFCDLMFYMEYLDDVPMVEREREERSPRLSANFLTKHINPEQRRLVVAFMIRIGNHCRFPSYIVYQSVKLFDAVMDKVSVKTMFLQLTALASLWIALKKQENYYKIPAANTIVSLAQDLYIGKENLLMVYERKILHVLDFNITFADVFSLFSHHLLSCIRYIDISNEMIVFLYHCGCYLIDITLIDEHFCRIPARLISLTIIELVLGLIDKTPRWLFWRGLLFAIIPRSPDDKFQDKEIDETRVLILRRVLHSGQKVHGFDMVYKKYNRSRYGRISQFFLELVTKLSSTEIYLDP; encoded by the exons aTGGAGCTGGCACGCGTCCGGACGAGTAAGAGACGACAGTTGTTCACGATTTCTTGTTGCGATCACGTAGAATCAAGCTCCCGTGGAAACGAAGAAATGACGAGTAATTTATCCAAAACCGAAATAACTAATACAACGCGGAACAAGGTTTCCGTTGAAAGGAAGATGtcgttgaaagaaattttattaccgAGTGGGAAAGAAAATGAGTGCCCTTCCGCGAAGAACGCGACGATCGGTGGCAGAAAGGTGATTTTCACGGGTGATACAACGTGTCGAACGCAACGTGTCTCTTCAAGTTCGAACCGAGGAACTGAACAGTCAAAGGAGag GTGTTTGAACGTTACCCAGCCCCTCAGTTCGAACAACGAGCTAAGAAAGGAAGTCTCGAACGAACGCAGTCGAACGAATCGTTCTCTTTGGAATGTATCCGGTAAAAAGATGCCATTTCACGTTCATTGCGAcgatgcaaataaaatttcgcatGTATGTGATTCTCAAGCAGAAACGCATCGTATTTCTAACATGACATCGGTCGATTCAATAGAGTCGCATTCTAAAAGAAGCGAAAATCTGAAAcag acgGAATCGAGCAAAACAATGCTAAAACGATCCTCGCCCGAATGCCGGCACACGATCGGATTTCCTCGGTCTAAGATACCTTGCCGAGTAAGGTCGAGTTCTGTACGACCGGTACAAACAAATATACGAATCATTCCGAGACGctcgatatcgatcgagtcTGCGACTAGTTCGCATGCGCAACGTTTCAACTTCGACTCGACGGAGAAAAGCTTAATCGCACAGAGAAACGtatggaaattattcgaaagcgGAGCTTCACAAGTTGAAAACAAGATCAAGGATAAAAGTAACGA AGAAAAGGTTGAGAAAGATGCAACGAAGAATTTCTCTAGAGAAAGAAGCACATTGTCTGAAAGAGTGGCAACACCTATTGATGGGTTGCCCTTACCTCCACCACCATCGACACCTTTCAGG gtaatAAATCGacaaaacaatttgaaaaaacttGGGTTCAACGAGATCATTCCACCCGAAAAGAATTCCTCTTTCTGTGATTTGATGTTCTACATGGAATATCTCGATGATGTACCGATGGTCGAGCGTGAAAGGGAAGAGAGATCTCCACGATTGTCGgctaattttttaacgaaacatATTAATCCAGAACAGAGAAGATTAGTGGTCGCGTTTATGATACGCATTGGA AACCATTGTCGATTCCCGTCGTACATCGTGTATCAGTCGGTAAAGTTGTTCGACGCTGTTATGGACAAAGTTTCGGTGAAGACGATGTTTTTGCAATTAACAGCATTGGCTAGTCTGTGGATCGCGCtcaagaaacaagaaaattattacaaaattccaGCG gcTAACACAATAGTGAGTCTTGCCCAGGATCTATACATAGGAAAAGAGAATCTGCTGATGGTCTACGAGAGAAAGATCTTACATGTTCTCGATTTCAACATCACATTTGCCGATGTATTTTCTCTATTCTCTCATCATCTGTTGAGTTGCATACGTTACATCGACATATCCAATGAGATGATCGtgtttttatatcattgtGGTTGTTACCTG atCGACATCACGTTGATAGACGAACATTTTTGTCGAATACCGGCAAGATTGATCAGCCTAACAATAATAGAGCTGGTGCTTGGTCTCATAGATAAGACGCCTCGATGGTTATTCTGGAGAGGTTTGCTTTTTGCTATCATTCCACGTTCACCGGACGATAA GTTTCAAGATAAGGAGATCGATGAAACGCGTGTTTTGATATTGCGACGTG
- the LOC100576097 gene encoding glutamate receptor U1, whose product MTNFQFHTTLLLLCVSSCVYLDILPVKAESILIRPYYVYENLIKGVHDYFNNTCIILFHGSSKLIEEEGLQEMDGLLTLQTRFSKYLHIRTVIMDFHMFKNRVEKTYHHIKRPLFVLLNDFKEIKEQFVSVSKWITMAYPTWLLFLRDETRFEEFLSDVYIPFDCVFMVAQRDRQGSEIIQDVYRIGKEDYLRSMTFGTWNSSHGFQGPLLGLYQRRHDLHGHNIRVVAINDPPISRISRDKAGQPFGITGFFGEVIQLLQEGMNCTFSYKEAETWGVQLLNGSWTGSIRMLIEDETDLIATEMMMSSDRLDVLKFTTPIYTSKCRVFIKRPDTTAVKWNAYLAPFAWNIWNVIALTIVIVTLTIAGIDAFSRRIEWLSSIGGGTPRPSNDLFEILFHVFGVFCGQSMDQSLLDPTRMVHLSVHLTAVVVIAAYSAALISYLAIKTFVMPFTTMKGLLEDGGYRFAVVANSAEYSFFQNTTDTVLSIMFEELLTRETDLPINYLDGLQRVCREKNYAFMTLDNMASVLQGKVDCVLEPLDVIMQVTIAMAVPFQSPYRGIIDTNILLLRDSGILQRLLKIEWSNDEIRRIKKGWTSVELEDAAPLLLFLIAVYTIVCLLLLVERLIDRNRERRSKTN is encoded by the exons ATGACGAACTTTCAATTTCATAcaacattattattgttgtgcGTTTCGAGTTGCGTGTATCTCGATATTTTACCAGTGAAAGCTGAATCCATTTTAATAAGACCATATTACGTGTACGAAAATTTGATCAAAGGAGTTCACGATTACTTTAATAACACTTGCATCATACTTTTTCACGgctcttcaaaattaatagaagAGGAAG gtTTGCAAGAAATGGACGGACTTTTGACTCTTCAAACGCGATTTAGCAAATATTTGCACATTCGAACTGTGATCATGGATTTTCATATGTTCAAGAATCGA GTAGAGAAAACTTATCATCACATCAAGAGGCCGTTGTTCGTGTTGTTGAACGATTTCAAAGAGATCAAGGAGCAATTCGTTTCG GTGTCCAAGTGGATTACGATGGCTTATCCGACATGGTTGTTGTTCCTAAGGGATGAGACTAGATTCGAAGAGTTTCTGTCGGACGTTTACATACCTTTCGATTGTGTTTTTATGGTGGCTCAAAGAGATCGGCAGGGAAGCGAGATAATTCAAGACGTGTATCGAATAGGAAAGGAGGATTATCTGAGATCAATGACGTTCGGTACGTGGAATTCGAGTCATGGATTCCAAGGACCTCTTCTCGGATTGTATCAACGCAGGCACGATCTACACGGGCATAACATAAGGGTGGTTGCCATTAAC GACCCTCCTATCTCACGGATTTCCCGCGATAAGGCTGGCCAACCATTCGGAATCACTGGATTTTTCGGCGAGGTTATTCAACTACTGCAAGAAGGGATGAATTGCAC GTTTTCATACAAGGAAGCTGAGACGTGGGGCGTCCAATTGTTGAACGGTTCGTGGACAGGCTCGATACGGATGTTGATAGAGGACGAGACGGATCTGATCGCCACCGAGATGATGATGTCTTCCGATAGGTTGGACGTATTGAAATTCACGACTCCCATTTACACGAGCAA atGTCGCGTGTTCATCAAGAGACCGGACACTACGGCGGTGAAATGGAACGCGTACTTGGCACCGTTCGCGTGGAACATTTGGAACGTGATAGCATTAACTATCGTGATCGTGACTTTGACGATCGCAGGGATCGACGCCTTCTCGAGACGAATCGAGTGGCTCTCCTCGATCGGCGGCGGAACGCCTCGCCCGTCCAATGATTTATTCGAGATCCTGTTCCACGTGTTTGGCGTGTTCTGCGGGCAAA GTATGGATCAATCTTTACTGGATCCAACGAGGATGGTGCATCTGAGCGTCCATTTGACGGCTGTGGTAGTGATCGCAGCATACTCGGCGGCTTTGATCAGTTACTTGGCCATCAAAACGTTCGTGATGCCGTTCACCACGATGAAGGGTTTACTCGAGGATGGTGGCTATCGGTTCGCTGTGGTCGCCAATTCGGCCGAGTACAGTTTCTTTCAG AACACGACCGACACCGTGCTCTCGATCATGTTCGAGGAATTGTTGACCAGAGAGACCGATCTGCCTATAAATTATCTCGATGGTTTGCAACGCGTTTGCAGGGAGAAGAATTACGCGTTCATGACGTTGGACAATATGGCGTCCGTGCTGCAAGGAAAAGTGGACTGCGTTCTTGAACCTTTGGACGTGATTATGCAAGTGACTATAGCCATGGCAGTCCCCTTTCAGAGCCCTTACCGTGGCATTATCGACACCAA TATTCTTTTACTGCGGGACAGCGGTATTCTTCAACGGTTGCTTAAGATCGAATGGTCGAACGACGAGATACGACGG atAAAAAAAGGATGGACTTCGGTAGAATTGGAGGACGCTGCACCGTTGCTACTTTTCCTGATAGCCGTCTACACGATTGTCTGCCTGTTGTTGTTGGTAGAGCggttgatcgatcgaaatcgagaaCGGCGTTCCAAGACGAACTAG
- the LOC102653771 gene encoding tRNA (guanine(37)-N1)-methyltransferase, translating into MIIPHRCYERFRRSGDGRKREWFEEKSAANQEEYFRKVTARQLKEIRELSIKRKAECEAECKEKCDKRCKEACKDHDEKVASAPAPKHKKASDAIKCNPHDDSACSPNPSEAGSNDAPIDSS; encoded by the exons ATGATAATCCCTCATCGTTGTTACGAAAGATTTCGCCGAAGCGGTGACGGTAGAAAGAGGGAATGGTTCGAGGAAAAATCGGCTGCCAATCAAGAGGAGTATTTTAGGAAGGTAACGGCCAGACAATTGAAGGAGATACGCGAGCTTAGCATCAAGAGGAAAGCCGAGTGTGAAGCCGAGTGTAAAGAGAAGTGCGACAAGAGGTGTAAAGAGGCGTGTAAAGATCATGACGAAAAGGTGGCGTCTGCGCCTGCGCCGAAGCATAAAAAGGCAAGCGATGCTATAAAGTGTAATCCGCATGATGACTCGGCATGCAGTCCCAATCCTAGTGAGGCAGGATCGAACGATGCTCCTATCGATAG TAGTTGA
- the LOC100576330 gene encoding uncharacterized protein LOC100576330: MNTSIIFLLLTLFLCACCEEQVKYDLNNYHNVQTNSRGIIDEFTLNFVNQSYKTINNIFCFIDSILSDVKTISHLFELKMTNLTQSYFKIDCPKQKYRRSIFGTEESNLIQHPMNYLLSSIRSITNVATKPMSWTTNQVLNLIYKFMINITIPWLYRFLNDIKKLNILPSRLNELIELFNNIYYLMKLFGYIN; encoded by the exons ATGAATACCTCGATTATCTTTTTACTGTTAACTTTATTTCTTTGTGCGTGCTGCGAAGAACAAG TGAAATACGATTTGAACAACTATCACAATGTCCAGACTAATTCGAGAGGCATCATCGATGAATTCacgttaaattttgttaatcaaTCGTACAAAACGATAAACAACATCTTTTGctttatcgattcgattctcTCCGATGTAAAAACGATAAGTCACTTGTTCGAACTCAAAATGACAAATCTTACACAATCGTACTTCAAAATCGATTGtccgaaacaaaaatatcgaagatcgATATTTGGCACAGAAGAATCGAACTTGATCCAACATCCGATGAATTACTTGCTATCGTCGATTAGATCGATTACAAATGTCGCTACCAAGCCAATGTCCTGGACAACGAAtcaagtattaaatttaatatataagtttatgataaatataacaattcccTGGCTCTATCGTTTTCTCaatgatatcaaaaaattaaacattctgCCCTCACGTTTGaacgaattaatcgaattatttaacaatatttattacctTATGAAACTTTTTGGTTACATTAACTGA